In Edaphobacter aggregans, the sequence GGACGGCGATCTTCATTGAGCAAACTCTCCTCGATAAAAGAAGTGACTGCTGCGTTCTGAACTAGGAAACTTGCACCTCCATATTAGATTGGGTAGCGTCAGCATATGGAAAATGTTTTGGATGCGGGCGTTGGCTTGTCACTTGCGGGACGGGTGGCGTTGATTACGGGTGGGTCGCGTGGAATTGGCGCGGCAGCAGTGACGATGTTTCGGCGGGCGGGGGCGCGGGTGGCGTTCAGCTATCGTGCTGCTGAAGATCGGGCGCGAGAGCTGGTCGCTGAGTGCGGCGGCGAGGCGGTATGCCGTGGGGTTCGGCAGGAGTTAGCTGCGCCGGAGGATGGTGCGGCTCTGGTTGCTGCGGCGGTGGCTGCGTTTGGGCGCGTGGATTGCCTGGTGGTGAATCATGGGGTGTGGCCTTCGCATGACGCGCCTATCGCGACGATGCCGACGGAACAGTGGCGGGGGACGCTGGGGATCAATCTTGACAGCGCGTTTGGGCTGGTGCAGGCCGCGGTGGCTCAGATGCAGCGACAGAGCGCGAATGGCGGGGCCCGGGGGCATATTGTGCTGGTGAGTTCGACGGCGGGGCAACGGGGCGAGGCCTTCCATGTCGACTATGCGGCGAGCAAGGGCGCGCTGATCAGCCTGACGAAGAGTTTGTCGAGCGAGCTGGCTGGACAGGGGATCTATTGCAACTGCGTGGCTCCGGGGTGGGTGGAGACGGAGATGTCGGCCGCTGCCCTGAAGCATCCGGAGACGTCCAAGAAGGTACTGGCCACGATACCGCTGGGGCGCGCTGCCCGGGTGGAGGAGATTGCCGGACCTATATTATTTCTGTGCACGCCGTTGGCGGGGTTTGTCTCGGGTGAGATTTTCAACGTGAATGGCGGCGCTGTGCTGGTTGGTTGATGGAGTTGGAATGAAGAGAATTGCTGTTTGCCTTGTGCTGATTGGCGTGATGGCTTCACCGCGGTTGTTTGCGCAGGCAAGCGATATTCCGAGTGCGGCACCGTCGCGGCCTGCGGGACTGACGCAGGAACAACTAGGGCGCAAACTGCTGGACGAGATGGTCGAGGCGCTGGGTGGAC encodes:
- a CDS encoding SDR family NAD(P)-dependent oxidoreductase; its protein translation is MENVLDAGVGLSLAGRVALITGGSRGIGAAAVTMFRRAGARVAFSYRAAEDRARELVAECGGEAVCRGVRQELAAPEDGAALVAAAVAAFGRVDCLVVNHGVWPSHDAPIATMPTEQWRGTLGINLDSAFGLVQAAVAQMQRQSANGGARGHIVLVSSTAGQRGEAFHVDYAASKGALISLTKSLSSELAGQGIYCNCVAPGWVETEMSAAALKHPETSKKVLATIPLGRAARVEEIAGPILFLCTPLAGFVSGEIFNVNGGAVLVG